The Candidatus Neomarinimicrobiota bacterium genome includes a window with the following:
- a CDS encoding VIT1/CCC1 transporter family protein yields MEDKFHSYRTFFGFEIGYVSEFVYGGIDGAITTFAVVAGSTGADLELAIVVILGFANLIADGFSMSVGSYFSAKADHDYFEKHKAVEYWEIENMRHKEIEEVREIYEAKGFKGKLLQQVVDVITSDEDVWVDTMMKEELEMIKEDKTPFKQAVVTFVSFNLIGFIPLTVYVLAALSDSDRSNLFMISCLSTAAGLTIIGSLKSLVTEQNWLKGASETVLLGGLAAVIAYFVGDVLQNLL; encoded by the coding sequence ATGGAAGACAAATTTCACTCCTATCGAACATTCTTCGGTTTTGAGATCGGATATGTCTCTGAGTTTGTCTACGGCGGAATTGACGGTGCCATCACAACTTTTGCCGTGGTAGCCGGCTCTACCGGGGCCGATCTGGAACTCGCCATCGTCGTTATTCTTGGGTTCGCAAATCTCATCGCCGACGGATTTTCAATGTCAGTAGGAAGTTACTTTTCCGCCAAAGCGGATCACGACTATTTCGAAAAGCACAAGGCGGTTGAATACTGGGAGATCGAAAACATGCGCCATAAGGAGATCGAGGAAGTGCGTGAAATCTATGAGGCAAAAGGATTCAAAGGGAAACTGCTGCAGCAGGTGGTGGACGTTATAACGTCAGATGAGGATGTCTGGGTCGACACCATGATGAAGGAAGAACTGGAAATGATAAAGGAAGACAAGACCCCTTTCAAGCAGGCCGTGGTAACCTTCGTCTCCTTCAACCTCATCGGCTTTATCCCCCTTACGGTATATGTACTGGCGGCCCTGTCTGACAGCGACCGGAGCAATCTCTTCATGATCTCCTGTCTTTCAACCGCCGCTGGACTTACAATCATCGGTAGTCTGAAAAGTCTGGTGACAGAGCAGAACTGGCTGAAAGGGGCGAGTGAAACAGTGCTGCTGGGAGGCCTTGCCGCAGTCATCGCCTATTTCGTCGGCGATGTTCTGCAAAATCTGCTGTAG
- a CDS encoding endonuclease/exonuclease/phosphatase family protein produces the protein MKKVVFLIIAHLICRAESPADTTLTVSFWNVENLFDLEDDPDKRDDEFTPAGEKHVTEEILDLKLNHLAEMLTDLNADILGLAEVENGAVLEMLDLRYGERDYNIIHYESPDMRGIDVALLYDPRRFTVISSSPIAVDLGGGHPTRDILHVVGKFRGVELHLFVNHWPSHWGGTEATNPLRALAAIALRSEIDAILRLNHDAEIVIMGDLNDQPTAPSVEKHLGSSLSPKKVKENRNVLWNLMGPFIDKVNSGSYKYGGKDLVYDQIIVSAGLADSIELFVLPTSIRIPDDPKYRQWGEYEGYPLRFWVGDRLLGGYSDHLPVSVTISAN, from the coding sequence ATGAAAAAAGTTGTATTCCTGATAATAGCTCACCTGATTTGCCGAGCCGAGAGTCCCGCTGATACGACTCTCACCGTCAGCTTCTGGAATGTGGAAAATCTGTTTGATCTTGAAGACGATCCCGACAAACGGGACGACGAGTTTACTCCAGCCGGAGAAAAACATGTGACCGAGGAGATCCTCGATTTGAAACTCAATCATCTGGCGGAAATGCTCACCGATCTGAACGCCGACATTCTCGGGCTGGCTGAAGTGGAAAACGGCGCCGTCCTCGAGATGCTCGACCTGAGATACGGAGAGCGGGATTACAACATCATCCACTATGAGTCGCCAGATATGAGAGGAATTGATGTAGCTCTCCTCTACGACCCTCGCCGTTTTACCGTCATCTCATCAAGTCCGATAGCTGTGGATCTTGGGGGCGGCCACCCCACGCGCGACATTCTTCACGTCGTGGGTAAGTTCCGTGGTGTGGAGCTGCACCTTTTCGTGAACCACTGGCCCTCCCACTGGGGCGGCACCGAAGCTACCAATCCGCTGCGGGCACTGGCGGCCATTGCCCTGCGGAGCGAAATTGATGCCATCCTGCGGCTGAACCACGATGCTGAAATTGTCATCATGGGGGATCTGAATGACCAGCCGACTGCCCCTTCGGTAGAGAAGCACCTGGGATCGTCGCTGTCGCCGAAAAAAGTCAAAGAGAACCGTAACGTGCTTTGGAATCTGATGGGGCCATTCATTGACAAAGTTAACAGCGGCAGCTACAAGTACGGTGGGAAAGATCTGGTTTACGACCAAATTATCGTCAGCGCGGGACTGGCGGACAGCATCGAGCTTTTCGTTCTACCGACAAGCATCCGTATTCCGGACGATCCCAAGTACCGCCAGTGGGGGGAATACGAAGGCTATCCTTTAAGATTCTGGGTGGGGGACCGGCTGTTAGGCGGATACTCCGATCATCTGCCGGTGAGCGTTACTATCAGCGCTAACTGA